A part of Candidatus Nezhaarchaeota archaeon genomic DNA contains:
- a CDS encoding MoaD/ThiS family protein, giving the protein MKVKVNFMAVLRTLANAESIEVDVPEGSSIRDVIYIACKDNKKLLERIFEPSKELIRADVMVMVDGIDVNIMGGINAKAINIRELTLIPSVHGG; this is encoded by the coding sequence ATGAAGGTCAAGGTTAATTTCATGGCCGTTCTAAGAACACTTGCCAACGCTGAATCAATAGAAGTTGACGTACCTGAAGGGTCCAGCATAAGAGATGTGATATATATCGCATGTAAGGATAACAAGAAACTGCTAGAGAGGATCTTTGAACCTAGCAAGGAGCTTATAAGAGCTGACGTCATGGTAATGGTTGATGGTATTGACGTAAACATAATGGGAGGCATAAATGCAAAGGCCATTAACATTAGGGAATTAACACTGATACCCTCAGTCCACGGTGGTTGA
- the cgi121 gene encoding KEOPS complex subunit Cgi121, with protein MLSVIAHDYLQKLLHKRDEVHIAVIHVKLTHPLESKVLVNFIENTARDLNLLWAISKPGIAVSDFHVLMSFYHTLKAFALGTNISSKFSIEFLLRLTCEDQISRALKIAGLNERTENFCLYLMSSDAEAIKTLLSMLALQFKGALIESTPYCHGETLLSELKVSIKEFTSNSYSLSVLDPKVKSVLTRLSLLNIRR; from the coding sequence ATGCTAAGCGTGATAGCTCACGATTATCTCCAAAAGCTTCTTCATAAAAGGGACGAAGTACACATAGCTGTTATACATGTAAAGCTGACCCATCCTTTAGAATCAAAGGTCTTGGTAAACTTTATCGAAAACACAGCTAGAGATCTTAACTTACTATGGGCAATCTCAAAACCAGGAATCGCGGTATCCGATTTTCATGTACTAATGTCTTTTTACCATACTCTGAAAGCCTTTGCGCTTGGCACCAATATAAGCAGTAAGTTCAGCATAGAATTTCTGTTACGCCTTACGTGCGAGGACCAAATATCAAGAGCTCTAAAGATAGCCGGGCTAAATGAAAGAACTGAAAACTTCTGCCTGTACTTAATGAGCAGTGATGCTGAGGCCATAAAGACATTGCTATCAATGTTAGCCTTACAATTCAAAGGAGCATTAATAGAATCAACACCTTACTGTCACGGAGAAACTCTTCTCTCAGAACTTAAAGTAAGCATTAAAGAGTTTACCTCAAACAGCTATAGTCTATCGGTCTTAGACCCCAAAGTAAAGAGTGTATTAACAAGGTTATCCCTCTTAAACATTAGAAGGTAA
- a CDS encoding THUMP domain-containing protein, protein MGFNLLVSTYRNREDDCISELWYLFREIGDENIEVQRASVPGLLLVKTKLNQFEAAKRIGEIARERPWDVRYTLKLTPIDRVTTDDENEIIKASVELANRKIGEHETYRITINKRLSSLSSKKLIEEIAKEIGRKVNLKKPDKILQIEIIGKDVGIAVLKPDDVISIAKIITF, encoded by the coding sequence TTGGGATTCAATTTACTTGTCTCTACATATCGAAATAGAGAAGACGACTGCATAAGTGAGTTATGGTATTTATTTCGAGAAATAGGCGATGAAAATATTGAAGTTCAGAGGGCTTCAGTACCAGGTTTACTGTTGGTAAAGACTAAGCTCAATCAATTTGAGGCTGCAAAGAGGATCGGTGAAATAGCCAGAGAAAGACCTTGGGATGTTAGGTATACCTTGAAGCTTACTCCAATTGATAGGGTAACAACCGATGATGAGAATGAAATTATAAAAGCATCCGTTGAACTGGCTAATAGGAAAATAGGCGAACATGAAACTTACAGGATCACCATCAACAAGAGGTTATCAAGCCTTAGCAGCAAGAAGTTGATAGAGGAGATAGCTAAAGAGATTGGTAGGAAAGTTAATTTAAAGAAACCTGATAAGATATTGCAAATAGAAATTATAGGTAAAGATGTGGGCATAGCGGTTCTAAAGCCAGACGATGTCATTTCAATAGCTAAGATCATTACCTTCTAA
- a CDS encoding radical SAM protein encodes MIEYHGNPVSLKKSLLSVIEKKLKKRELDVARSDWHAKRKPIGCGLTIHPGVGCPLQCSYCYVYDMGFNKHATPYSLSGMQLIAALLHNKYFYPSIWGTYLAFGSVTEPFLPAIRSKTLEYLKSVAEYLGNPCQVSTKVVVPDEVIEEIASFKNLRLSILITVTSLKQYRNLEKNAPDPYDRLYSIKTWRKRGFKPFVFLRPLLPGLSMDEIDELVNQAKEVGAYGIVVGNLRLSTNVLRRLVDLGLRLDHFKKVINKGLKRGFIDVRVNDGLLSSIKRRVLEKGLIFLKRACCANTVTQYLHGLTESICPTLCFLRENVCEPSCPSQCRVKALGEPRHLDTRDIIESLLGLSSYEVKESNIIIKLKRRIEDHSLVTSILSHLLRRKILIKNEH; translated from the coding sequence ATGATTGAGTACCATGGCAATCCCGTATCATTAAAGAAGAGTTTATTAAGTGTAATTGAGAAGAAACTTAAGAAAAGAGAGCTAGATGTTGCAAGAAGTGATTGGCATGCTAAGCGTAAACCTATAGGGTGTGGCTTAACAATTCATCCCGGCGTAGGATGCCCCCTGCAATGCAGCTATTGTTACGTTTATGACATGGGCTTTAACAAGCATGCAACACCCTATTCACTCAGCGGAATGCAGTTAATTGCAGCATTACTTCATAACAAGTATTTCTATCCAAGTATTTGGGGTACATACCTCGCATTTGGTAGTGTTACTGAGCCATTTCTTCCAGCAATTAGGTCTAAGACCTTAGAGTACTTGAAGAGCGTAGCAGAGTACTTAGGTAACCCCTGCCAAGTCTCAACTAAGGTTGTTGTACCAGATGAGGTTATTGAGGAGATAGCATCTTTTAAGAACTTGAGGTTATCAATATTGATAACAGTAACAAGCCTTAAACAGTACAGAAACCTGGAGAAGAATGCTCCTGATCCTTATGATCGTCTTTATTCCATAAAAACTTGGAGAAAAAGAGGGTTTAAACCGTTCGTGTTCCTTAGACCTTTACTGCCTGGACTAAGTATGGATGAAATTGACGAACTCGTTAACCAGGCCAAGGAAGTGGGTGCGTATGGAATTGTTGTTGGAAACTTGAGGTTATCGACTAATGTATTGAGAAGGTTAGTAGACCTAGGATTAAGACTCGATCACTTCAAGAAAGTTATTAATAAGGGGTTAAAGAGGGGGTTCATTGATGTACGAGTGAACGATGGGCTCCTTTCAAGCATTAAGAGAAGGGTTTTGGAGAAGGGCCTTATCTTCCTGAAAAGAGCTTGTTGTGCAAATACGGTCACCCAATACCTTCATGGACTAACTGAGTCTATCTGCCCTACTTTGTGTTTTCTACGCGAAAATGTATGTGAACCATCTTGTCCCTCTCAATGTCGGGTTAAGGCTTTAGGTGAACCTAGGCATTTAGATACGAGGGATATAATTGAGTCATTGTTAGGATTAAGTAGTTATGAGGTTAAGGAAAGTAACATAATCATTAAGCTTAAGAGGAGAATCGAAGATCATAGCCTAGTTACTTCGATTTTAAGCCATCTTCTGCGTAGGAAGATTTTAATTAAGAATGAACATTAA